The Streptomonospora litoralis genome window below encodes:
- a CDS encoding prolyl oligopeptidase family serine peptidase yields the protein MSFPRQQARTRRFTIGVPRAFQISPDGRRVAFLRGRDGEDAAACLWIRDVDSGAEHVVADPRTVGAGEEDLPAEERARRERLRETGAGIVSYTVDDAFARAVFTLSGRLYAVDLDGGAAPWEVPAAVAPVVDPAISPRGTAAAYVSGGALHVVGLDGGGDRVLAEPEGPGTSWGLAEFIAAEEMSRFRGLWWAPDGSAVLAARVDDAPVARWTIADPASPEAAAQTVAYPAAGTPNAEVRLAVLDLDGDGVAEPRWIDWDREALPYLARAGWTGPAAGGPAGGAGSGARQDVVFTAQSRDQRTLRLFRADPRTCEVREVLAETDGTWVEIMPGVPAFTASGDLVWIGRGGDREGARRVLLVGGREAGPPEGAYLRGVADVDGERVLYSASPAGCPGDVELWLFDAHRGTSTPVRVPPPSPGGDAADGTGEDAGGVLSGRMRGGTLIVQRRDMDTDGVRTVVLRAADGGEPDGGTAAAAGGIESLAQVPDLPRPRVRFWSAGERGIPAALVLPSWYDADSGVRLPVLMDPYGGPHAQRVMRSRSAYLTSQWFADQGFAVLIADGRGTPGISVEWEQAVRGDLAEPVLEDQVAALHDAGKRFGFLDPDRVAVRGWSFGGYLAALAVLRRPEVFHAAVAGAPVTDWHLYDTHYTERYLGTPQQHADDYTRSSALESWGTVNRPLMLIHGLADDNVVFAHTQRLSSALLAAGRSHTVLPLSGITHMASEETTAENLLLLQVEFLHRSLGGAAGVQEAPKGAGGV from the coding sequence ATGAGTTTTCCTCGGCAACAGGCGCGCACCCGGCGGTTCACCATCGGCGTTCCCCGCGCCTTCCAGATCTCCCCGGACGGTCGGCGCGTGGCGTTCCTGCGCGGCAGGGACGGCGAGGACGCCGCGGCGTGCCTGTGGATACGGGACGTCGACAGCGGCGCGGAACACGTGGTCGCCGACCCGCGCACCGTCGGTGCCGGCGAGGAGGATCTGCCCGCCGAAGAACGGGCCCGCCGCGAGCGGCTGCGCGAAACCGGCGCGGGGATCGTCTCCTACACGGTCGACGACGCCTTCGCCCGCGCCGTGTTCACCCTGTCGGGACGGTTGTACGCGGTCGACCTGGACGGAGGCGCCGCGCCTTGGGAGGTCCCGGCCGCGGTCGCGCCCGTGGTCGACCCGGCGATCTCGCCGCGCGGCACCGCCGCGGCCTACGTCAGCGGCGGCGCGCTGCACGTCGTCGGCCTCGACGGCGGCGGTGACCGCGTGCTGGCCGAGCCCGAGGGCCCCGGCACCTCCTGGGGCCTGGCGGAGTTCATCGCCGCCGAGGAGATGAGCCGGTTCCGGGGCCTGTGGTGGGCCCCGGACGGATCTGCCGTACTGGCGGCGCGGGTAGACGACGCACCGGTGGCGCGGTGGACCATCGCCGACCCCGCCAGCCCCGAAGCGGCGGCGCAGACCGTCGCCTATCCGGCCGCGGGCACGCCCAACGCCGAGGTGCGCCTGGCGGTGCTGGATCTGGACGGCGACGGCGTTGCCGAACCGCGCTGGATCGACTGGGACCGCGAGGCGCTGCCCTACCTGGCCCGCGCCGGGTGGACCGGGCCCGCGGCCGGCGGCCCGGCCGGCGGCGCGGGCTCCGGGGCGCGCCAGGATGTGGTCTTCACCGCGCAGAGCCGCGACCAGCGCACCCTGCGGTTGTTCCGCGCCGACCCGCGCACCTGCGAGGTCCGCGAGGTGCTCGCGGAGACGGACGGCACCTGGGTGGAGATCATGCCGGGCGTGCCGGCTTTCACCGCGAGCGGCGACCTGGTGTGGATCGGGCGCGGCGGCGACCGGGAGGGCGCGCGGCGCGTACTGCTGGTCGGGGGGCGCGAGGCGGGGCCGCCGGAGGGCGCCTACCTGCGCGGAGTGGCCGACGTCGACGGCGAGCGGGTGCTCTACTCGGCGTCGCCGGCCGGGTGCCCGGGCGATGTGGAGCTGTGGCTGTTCGACGCGCACCGCGGCACGAGCACTCCCGTCCGGGTGCCGCCGCCGTCCCCGGGCGGCGACGCGGCGGACGGCACGGGAGAGGACGCGGGCGGCGTGCTCTCCGGCAGGATGCGCGGCGGCACCCTCATCGTCCAGCGGCGCGACATGGACACCGACGGCGTGCGCACGGTCGTGCTTCGGGCGGCTGACGGCGGGGAGCCCGACGGCGGGACGGCGGCGGCCGCGGGCGGAATCGAGAGCCTGGCGCAGGTACCCGACCTGCCGCGGCCCCGGGTGCGCTTCTGGTCGGCGGGCGAGCGCGGCATCCCGGCGGCCCTCGTACTGCCGTCCTGGTACGACGCGGACTCCGGTGTCCGGCTGCCGGTGCTGATGGATCCCTACGGCGGCCCGCACGCGCAGCGTGTCATGCGCAGCCGATCGGCCTACCTGACCTCGCAGTGGTTCGCCGACCAGGGCTTCGCGGTGCTGATCGCCGACGGGCGCGGCACGCCCGGCATCAGTGTGGAGTGGGAGCAGGCGGTGCGGGGCGACCTGGCCGAACCGGTCCTGGAGGACCAGGTGGCCGCGCTGCACGACGCCGGCAAGCGCTTCGGGTTCTTGGATCCGGACCGGGTCGCCGTCCGCGGCTGGTCCTTCGGCGGCTACCTCGCCGCCCTGGCCGTCCTGCGGCGCCCGGAGGTCTTCCACGCGGCGGTCGCCGGAGCGCCGGTCACCGACTGGCACCTGTACGACACCCACTACACCGAGCGCTACCTGGGCACCCCGCAGCAGCACGCGGACGACTACACACGCTCCTCGGCCCTGGAGTCGTGGGGCACGGTCAACCGCCCGCTGATGCTCATCCACGGCCTGGCCGACGACAACGTGGTCTTCGCGCACACCCAGCGCCTGTCCTCGGCGCTCCTCGCGGCGGGCCGTTCGCACACCGTGCTGCCGCTTTCGGGCATCACCCACATGGCCTCGGAGGAGACGACGGCGGAGAACCTGCTCCTGCTCCAAGTGGAGTTCCTCCACCGGTCGCTGGGCGGTGCCGCGGGCGTGCAGGAGGCGCCGAAGGGGGCGGGGGGCGTCTGA
- the mshB gene encoding N-acetyl-1-D-myo-inositol-2-amino-2-deoxy-alpha-D-glucopyranoside deacetylase: MTARRLLLVHAHPDDESIVTGATMAKYAAEGAEVVLVTCTRGEEGEIIPAGLAHLGPDRDDTLGEHRIGELDKACVALGVRDHRFLGGAGRYRDSGMMGAATNERPDCFWQADVEEAAHLLTEIVREVRPHVMITYDDNGGYGHPDHIQAHRVAVRAFEKAAERALPGSPWRTGKLYAVVQPQSALEESVERLRFGPGPFTAPRTTDDIAPATADHLATVRVDASAHWAAKALAMRAHATQISVEGELFALSNGVAQEIRGVEYFMQIGGSAARRGTGGVESDLFV; encoded by the coding sequence ATGACAGCTCGGCGACTGCTGCTGGTGCACGCCCACCCCGACGACGAGAGCATCGTCACCGGCGCCACGATGGCCAAATACGCGGCCGAGGGCGCCGAAGTCGTCCTGGTGACGTGCACGCGCGGTGAGGAGGGCGAGATCATCCCGGCCGGGCTCGCCCACCTCGGCCCCGACCGCGACGACACGCTCGGCGAACACCGGATCGGTGAGCTGGACAAGGCGTGCGTCGCGCTGGGTGTGCGCGACCACCGGTTCCTCGGCGGAGCCGGGCGCTACCGCGACTCCGGCATGATGGGCGCGGCCACCAACGAGCGCCCCGACTGCTTCTGGCAGGCCGACGTCGAGGAAGCCGCCCACCTGCTGACGGAGATCGTGCGCGAGGTGCGCCCGCACGTCATGATCACCTACGACGACAACGGCGGCTACGGCCACCCCGACCACATCCAGGCGCACCGGGTCGCCGTGCGCGCGTTCGAGAAGGCCGCCGAGCGTGCGCTGCCGGGATCGCCGTGGCGGACCGGCAAGCTCTACGCCGTCGTCCAGCCGCAGTCGGCGCTGGAGGAGTCGGTGGAGCGGCTGCGGTTCGGCCCCGGGCCCTTCACCGCGCCCCGGACGACCGACGACATCGCGCCGGCCACCGCGGACCACCTCGCCACCGTGCGCGTCGACGCCTCCGCGCACTGGGCCGCCAAGGCGCTGGCCATGCGCGCACACGCCACCCAGATCAGCGTCGAGGGCGAACTGTTCGCGCTGTCCAACGGTGTCGCCCAAGAGATCCGGGGGGTGGAGTACTTCATGCAGATCGGCGGCTCCGCCGCACGCCGCGGCACCGGCGGAGTCGAGTCGGACCTGTTCGTCTAG
- a CDS encoding site-2 protease family protein, protein MSASEPTDRDHAAAPRPDSAADEGSRDGSAAEDAPGEHAAPPRGETESPSAGTEGGARTAADLLPSPVFVLLLGIAGLAGWFSWTRAEVGWTGDDSTVYLPFVFILAGWVVSVCLHEFGHAALAYRFGDRALRGGGYLRLNPFRFSELFSSLLMPAAFLLLGGIGLTGPATYLDPDAVPSRSRRSLIAAAGIAVNLVLAAAAAAAVAVLVPAGMFTDNWMLGGLMYLCYLNLTAALLNMLPLPGLDGFGVLAPYLPGSAAQTARRWGVFGVIAVFAVLWVPQVNVAVPGLMTDLFAAVGLVQMDVGFGEVLLRFWAS, encoded by the coding sequence ATGTCCGCGTCCGAGCCCACCGACCGGGACCACGCAGCCGCGCCGCGGCCCGACTCCGCCGCGGACGAGGGTTCGCGAGACGGCTCCGCGGCCGAGGACGCGCCGGGCGAACACGCGGCGCCGCCGCGCGGTGAGACCGAGAGCCCTTCCGCCGGCACCGAAGGCGGCGCCCGCACGGCCGCCGACCTGCTGCCCAGTCCCGTCTTCGTGCTGCTGCTGGGAATCGCCGGCCTGGCGGGCTGGTTCTCCTGGACCCGCGCCGAGGTCGGCTGGACCGGCGACGACTCGACGGTCTATCTGCCGTTCGTGTTCATCCTCGCCGGGTGGGTCGTCTCGGTCTGCCTGCACGAGTTCGGCCACGCCGCGCTCGCCTACCGGTTCGGCGACCGGGCGCTGCGCGGCGGCGGCTACCTGCGGCTCAACCCCTTCCGGTTCAGCGAACTGTTCTCCAGCCTGCTGATGCCGGCGGCCTTCCTGCTCCTGGGCGGCATCGGCCTCACCGGCCCCGCGACCTACCTGGACCCCGACGCGGTGCCGAGCCGTTCCCGGCGCAGCCTGATCGCGGCCGCCGGCATCGCGGTCAACCTGGTCCTGGCGGCGGCGGCCGCAGCGGCCGTGGCCGTGCTGGTGCCCGCGGGCATGTTCACCGACAACTGGATGCTCGGCGGGCTGATGTACCTGTGCTACCTCAACCTCACCGCCGCGCTGCTCAACATGCTGCCCCTCCCCGGCCTCGACGGGTTCGGCGTCCTCGCGCCCTACCTGCCCGGCTCCGCGGCGCAGACGGCGCGGCGGTGGGGTGTCTTCGGCGTCATCGCGGTGTTCGCGGTGCTGTGGGTGCCGCAGGTGAACGTCGCGGTTCCGGGCCTGATGACCGACCTGTTCGCCGCCGTCGGGCTGGTGCAGATGGACGTCGGGTTCGGCGAGGTGCTGCTGCGGTTCTGGGCGTCCTGA
- a CDS encoding GAF domain-containing protein, protein MQETVASALAQLARSDSRAAQLAETALSTLTDGRNLEALTQHAVQEFCWYVLPVRFSTDSSERLFAARSLGRLFALLGLDRYAAICTSGCTRDILENYRVSHDTGRQAYRRAMRASGVEPPDLPELNWGSTLGSAEISAYQATSASLELAVALDELRPGTPAWRNSQQQQTRAFLTQPDPQGRSRLDRVREERVRAWLSSPSHPHRQRLWPLLGQLISGAETPPNAVTALAPVVRLLDYADDGIGLTQIGYISPSVVRELCTEFGWATSPSPPRSETDSTQLIALHKLLRTMRAVRRSGRRLVLTRRGRLLHDDTESLWHAVAESVLDTDGFAQAATETLLGLLLSRSSRSTGSHARDSGAHTDTDTDADTVEEARLVLADSGWGSEPSGRLPDTQQVGSVLITVTWLLETLGFVAGGDLLGEGGSHQLTKAGHAFSLTAMHRSATTPPTSL, encoded by the coding sequence ATGCAGGAGACCGTCGCTTCCGCCCTCGCCCAGCTCGCCCGGTCCGACTCCCGCGCCGCGCAACTGGCCGAGACCGCGCTGTCCACCCTCACCGACGGCCGCAACCTCGAAGCGCTGACCCAGCACGCCGTCCAGGAGTTCTGCTGGTACGTGCTGCCCGTACGCTTCTCCACCGACTCCTCCGAGCGCCTGTTCGCGGCGCGCTCGCTGGGCCGGCTGTTCGCGCTGCTCGGCCTGGACCGCTACGCCGCCATCTGCACCTCCGGCTGCACCCGCGACATCCTGGAGAACTACCGGGTCAGCCACGACACCGGCCGCCAGGCCTACCGGCGGGCCATGCGCGCCTCCGGCGTCGAGCCGCCCGACCTGCCCGAGCTGAACTGGGGCAGCACCCTGGGCTCCGCCGAGATCTCCGCCTACCAGGCCACCTCGGCGTCGTTGGAGCTGGCCGTCGCTCTGGACGAGCTGCGTCCGGGCACGCCCGCCTGGCGCAACTCCCAGCAGCAGCAGACCCGGGCGTTCCTGACCCAGCCCGACCCCCAGGGGCGCAGCCGGCTCGACCGCGTGCGCGAGGAGCGGGTCCGCGCCTGGCTGTCCTCGCCCTCCCATCCGCACCGCCAGCGGCTGTGGCCGCTGCTGGGCCAGCTCATCAGCGGCGCCGAGACCCCGCCCAACGCGGTCACCGCGCTGGCCCCGGTGGTACGGCTGCTGGACTACGCCGACGACGGCATCGGCCTCACCCAGATCGGCTACATCTCTCCCAGCGTTGTGCGCGAACTGTGCACCGAGTTCGGCTGGGCCACCTCGCCGTCGCCGCCGCGGAGCGAGACCGACTCCACCCAGCTCATCGCGCTGCACAAACTGCTGCGCACCATGCGGGCCGTGCGCAGGTCGGGGCGGCGCCTGGTGCTCACCCGGCGCGGGCGCCTGCTGCACGACGACACCGAGTCGCTGTGGCACGCCGTCGCCGAAAGCGTGCTGGACACCGACGGCTTCGCCCAGGCGGCCACCGAGACCCTGCTGGGGCTGCTGCTGTCGCGATCCTCGCGCTCGACGGGCAGCCACGCCCGCGACAGCGGCGCCCACACGGACACAGACACAGACGCAGACACAGTCGAAGAGGCCCGCCTGGTACTGGCCGACTCCGGCTGGGGCAGCGAGCCCTCCGGTCGGCTGCCCGACACCCAGCAGGTCGGCTCGGTGCTGATCACGGTCACCTGGCTGCTTGAGACGCTGGGCTTCGTCGCGGGAGGCGACCTCCTCGGCGAGGGCGGCAGCCACCAACTCACCAAGGCGGGCCACGCTTTCTCCCTGACCGCGATGCACCGCTCGGCGACCACTCCCCCGACCTCGCTGTAG
- a CDS encoding putative acetyltransferase, whose translation MGLASRLSAELTPDHIGRRATVRVRLPGGGFRDIVGVLESWQDGLLRMRRRDGTVTEVTAEDVAGSRIVPQQPPTRRRGSEGPPTDG comes from the coding sequence ATGGGGTTGGCATCGCGCCTGAGCGCCGAACTGACGCCGGACCACATCGGTCGGCGCGCCACTGTACGGGTACGGCTGCCCGGCGGGGGCTTCCGGGATATCGTCGGAGTTCTGGAGTCCTGGCAGGACGGCCTGCTGCGGATGCGCCGACGCGACGGCACTGTGACAGAGGTCACAGCCGAGGACGTGGCGGGAAGCCGTATCGTGCCGCAGCAACCGCCGACACGCAGGCGGGGGTCCGAGGGCCCGCCGACGGACGGCTAG
- the fdxA gene encoding ferredoxin: MTYVIAQPCVDVLDKGCIEECPVDCIYEGKRMLYIHPDECVDCGACEPVCPVEAIYYEDDLPEQWSEYYKANVEFFDEIGSPGGASKVGQLDTDHPVVAKLPPQAEG, encoded by the coding sequence GTGACCTACGTCATCGCGCAGCCCTGCGTCGATGTGCTCGACAAGGGATGCATCGAGGAATGCCCCGTCGACTGCATCTACGAGGGCAAGCGCATGCTCTACATCCACCCGGACGAGTGCGTCGACTGCGGCGCCTGCGAGCCGGTGTGCCCTGTGGAGGCCATCTACTACGAGGACGACCTTCCGGAGCAGTGGTCGGAGTACTACAAGGCCAACGTGGAGTTCTTCGACGAAATCGGCTCCCCGGGAGGCGCCTCGAAGGTCGGCCAGCTGGACACCGACCACCCCGTGGTCGCGAAGCTGCCCCCGCAAGCTGAGGGGTAG
- the dapC gene encoding succinyldiaminopimelate transaminase, producing the protein MADRRRVADRLPTFPWDRLAPHKATAAAHPDGSVDLSVGTPVDSVPAAVREALAAAADSPGYPATYGTPELRAAAADWSARRHGVRVEPAAVLPTVGSKEFVAWLPTLLGLGAGDTVVYPELAYPTYDVGIRMAGADPVASDGLTALGPAPVRLVWINSPANPTGRVLGVEHLRKVVAWARERGAVVASDECYIELGWEGEPPVSVLHPDVCGGSHEGLLALHSLSKRSNLAGYRAAFAVGDQALIDELLAVRKHAGMIVPGPVQAAMRAALDDDDHAAEQKARYGARRSALRTALEAAGWEVTHSQAGLYLWAAHPDHDAWEAVALLARHGILVAPGDFYGPGGARHVRVAFTASDERVDAAVKRLGAAA; encoded by the coding sequence ATGGCCGACCGCAGGCGCGTGGCAGACCGGCTGCCGACCTTCCCGTGGGACCGCTTGGCCCCGCACAAGGCGACCGCCGCCGCGCACCCCGACGGCTCCGTCGACCTGTCGGTCGGCACACCGGTGGACTCGGTGCCCGCGGCCGTGCGCGAGGCCCTGGCCGCGGCCGCCGACAGCCCCGGCTACCCCGCCACCTACGGCACGCCCGAACTGCGCGCCGCCGCCGCCGACTGGTCGGCCCGCCGCCACGGCGTCCGCGTCGAACCGGCCGCGGTGCTGCCGACCGTGGGCTCCAAGGAGTTCGTGGCCTGGCTGCCGACCCTGCTCGGCCTGGGCGCCGGCGACACCGTGGTCTATCCCGAACTGGCCTATCCCACCTACGACGTCGGCATCCGCATGGCGGGCGCCGACCCGGTCGCCTCCGACGGCCTCACCGCGCTGGGCCCCGCACCGGTGCGGCTGGTGTGGATCAATTCCCCGGCGAACCCGACCGGCCGGGTGCTGGGCGTCGAACACCTGCGCAAGGTGGTCGCCTGGGCGCGCGAGCGCGGCGCCGTAGTCGCCTCCGACGAGTGCTACATCGAACTGGGTTGGGAGGGCGAGCCCCCCGTCTCGGTGCTGCACCCCGACGTGTGCGGCGGATCGCACGAAGGACTGCTGGCGCTGCACTCGCTGTCCAAGCGATCCAACCTGGCCGGCTACCGCGCCGCGTTCGCGGTCGGCGACCAGGCGCTGATCGACGAGCTGCTCGCGGTGCGCAAGCACGCGGGCATGATCGTGCCCGGCCCGGTCCAGGCGGCGATGCGCGCCGCCCTGGACGACGACGACCACGCGGCCGAGCAGAAGGCCCGCTACGGCGCCCGGCGCTCGGCGCTGCGTACCGCACTGGAGGCCGCCGGATGGGAGGTCACCCATTCGCAGGCCGGGCTGTACCTGTGGGCGGCCCACCCGGACCACGACGCGTGGGAGGCGGTGGCCCTGCTGGCCCGGCACGGCATCCTGGTGGCGCCGGGCGACTTCTACGGCCCCGGCGGGGCGCGCCACGTCCGAGTGGCGTTCACCGCATCCGACGAGCGGGTGGACGCGGCGGTGAAGCGGCTGGGCGCGGCGGCCTGA
- a CDS encoding 2,3,4,5-tetrahydropyridine-2,6-dicarboxylate N-succinyltransferase, which yields MTTSFTSPLPEELDTLWERRMELTPDHTEAREVIVGAVDELDAGKARVAFVDDATDEVVVDERAKRAILLSFRVLAMQEAAVGDFQYHDRIPLKTRLDGVRVVPGAIARWGSYLAPGVVLMPSFTNFGAWVGSGTMVDTWATVGSCAQVGENVHLSGGAGVGGVLEPPQASPVVIEDGAFLGSRSMVVEGARVRTGAKLGAGTILTSSTRVFDAESGEELARGEAPAWSVCVTANRVKSFPGGDFGMPCLLVLKRLEAGQEHDKLALNELLREHGVNA from the coding sequence ATGACCACCTCGTTCACCAGTCCGCTTCCCGAGGAGCTCGACACCCTCTGGGAGCGCCGTATGGAACTGACCCCCGACCACACCGAGGCCCGCGAGGTGATCGTGGGCGCGGTCGACGAGCTCGACGCCGGCAAGGCCCGGGTCGCCTTCGTCGACGACGCCACCGACGAAGTCGTCGTCGACGAGCGCGCCAAGCGCGCCATCCTGCTCAGTTTCCGCGTCCTGGCGATGCAGGAGGCGGCTGTGGGCGACTTCCAGTACCACGACCGCATTCCGCTCAAGACCCGGCTCGACGGGGTGCGCGTGGTGCCCGGCGCCATCGCCCGCTGGGGCTCCTACCTGGCCCCCGGCGTGGTGCTGATGCCCTCCTTCACCAACTTCGGCGCCTGGGTGGGCTCGGGCACCATGGTCGACACCTGGGCGACGGTGGGCTCCTGCGCCCAGGTCGGCGAGAACGTGCACCTCTCCGGCGGCGCCGGGGTCGGCGGGGTGCTGGAGCCGCCGCAGGCGTCGCCGGTCGTCATCGAGGACGGCGCCTTCCTCGGCTCGCGCAGCATGGTCGTCGAGGGCGCCCGCGTGCGCACCGGCGCCAAGCTCGGCGCCGGCACCATCCTGACCTCCTCCACCCGCGTATTCGACGCCGAGTCCGGCGAGGAGCTGGCGCGTGGCGAGGCGCCCGCATGGTCGGTGTGCGTCACGGCCAACCGGGTCAAGAGCTTCCCCGGCGGCGACTTCGGCATGCCCTGCCTGCTCGTGCTGAAGCGGCTGGAGGCAGGCCAGGAGCACGACAAGCTCGCGCTGAACGAGCTGCTGCGGGAGCATGGCGTCAACGCCTGA
- the dapE gene encoding succinyl-diaminopimelate desuccinylase gives MLDLTADVRALTAVLVDTESVSGGERVLADAVEHALSAQPHLAVERDGDAIIARTELGRRRRVVLAGHIDTVPIVGNVPSRTADGRLYGCGASDMKSGVAVQLKLAASVREPVHDLTFVFYDCEEVDAERNGLRRLARNRPDRLWGDFAVLLEPTGGVIEGGCQGTMRVEVIARGERAHSARAWMGSNAIHGAGRILDVLRDYTPRQPVVDGLQYHEGLNAVFVSGGVAGNVIPDECTVTVNYRFAPDITSVDAEQHLRELFEGFDVRVTDSAPPARPGLEDPAAAEFVSAVGDGEVRAKLGWTDVARMAELGVPAVNYGPGDPTLAHTREESVSLEAVALAEERMTAWLAGA, from the coding sequence ATGCTGGATCTGACCGCGGACGTCCGCGCACTCACGGCCGTCCTCGTCGACACCGAGTCCGTCAGCGGCGGTGAGCGCGTCCTCGCCGACGCCGTCGAGCACGCCCTGAGCGCCCAGCCGCACCTGGCCGTCGAGCGCGACGGTGACGCGATCATCGCCCGTACCGAGCTGGGACGCCGTCGGCGCGTCGTGCTCGCCGGGCACATCGACACGGTGCCCATCGTCGGAAACGTCCCCTCCCGCACGGCGGACGGGCGGCTCTACGGCTGCGGAGCCTCCGACATGAAGAGCGGCGTCGCCGTCCAGCTCAAGCTCGCCGCCTCGGTGCGCGAGCCCGTGCACGACCTGACCTTCGTCTTCTACGACTGCGAGGAGGTCGACGCGGAGCGCAACGGGCTGCGGCGGCTCGCCCGCAACCGCCCCGACCGGTTGTGGGGCGATTTCGCCGTGCTGCTGGAGCCCACCGGCGGCGTCATCGAGGGCGGCTGCCAGGGCACGATGCGGGTGGAGGTCATCGCCCGCGGCGAGCGGGCGCACAGCGCACGCGCATGGATGGGCAGCAACGCCATCCACGGCGCCGGGCGCATCCTGGACGTACTGCGCGACTACACGCCCCGCCAGCCGGTCGTCGACGGCCTGCAGTACCACGAGGGCCTCAACGCCGTTTTCGTCTCCGGCGGCGTGGCGGGCAACGTCATCCCCGACGAGTGCACGGTCACCGTGAACTACCGGTTCGCACCCGACATCACCTCCGTCGACGCCGAGCAGCACCTGCGGGAGCTGTTCGAGGGGTTCGACGTGCGGGTCACCGACTCCGCACCGCCGGCGCGGCCGGGGCTGGAGGACCCGGCGGCCGCCGAGTTCGTCTCGGCGGTGGGCGACGGCGAGGTCCGCGCCAAGCTCGGCTGGACGGACGTCGCCAGGATGGCGGAGCTGGGCGTCCCGGCGGTCAACTACGGCCCGGGCGATCCCACCCTCGCCCACACCCGGGAGGAGTCGGTGTCGCTGGAGGCCGTCGCACTGGCCGAGGAGCGCATGACGGCCTGGCTGGCCGGGGCCTGA
- a CDS encoding LOG family protein, giving the protein MKDSRKTRSAGPLTYRGDAIPATTTDQRLLESRGPADWVHTDPWRVLRIQSEFVEGFGLLSEVGHAVSVFGSARSKPGTPHYELSQEIGGKLATSGYTVITGGGPGLMEAANRGAQEAGGTSIGLGIELPFEQSLNDHIDIGVTFRYFFVRKTMFVKYSQAFVVLPGGFGTMDELFEAITLVQTGKVTRFPVVLVGSRFWKGLRDWIRDSLLEEGTISPDDPDLMHLTDDADEVVDIIRKSHVDLARREFEAGRVADEAADLQAAERASDS; this is encoded by the coding sequence ATGAAGGATTCTCGGAAGACCCGCAGCGCGGGGCCGCTTACCTACCGCGGCGACGCCATACCGGCGACGACCACCGACCAGCGCCTCCTGGAAAGCCGTGGCCCGGCCGACTGGGTGCACACCGACCCCTGGCGGGTGCTGCGCATCCAGTCGGAGTTCGTCGAGGGCTTCGGTCTGCTGTCGGAGGTCGGCCACGCGGTCAGCGTCTTCGGTTCGGCGCGCAGCAAACCCGGCACCCCCCACTACGAACTGAGCCAGGAGATCGGCGGCAAGCTGGCCACCTCCGGCTACACCGTCATCACCGGCGGCGGCCCCGGGCTGATGGAGGCGGCCAACCGCGGCGCTCAAGAAGCGGGCGGCACCTCGATCGGGCTCGGCATCGAGCTGCCGTTCGAGCAGAGCCTGAACGACCACATCGACATCGGTGTCACCTTCCGGTACTTCTTCGTGCGCAAGACCATGTTCGTGAAGTACTCCCAGGCGTTCGTGGTGCTGCCCGGCGGGTTCGGCACGATGGACGAGCTGTTCGAGGCGATCACCCTGGTGCAGACCGGCAAGGTCACCCGGTTCCCGGTGGTGCTGGTCGGATCGCGCTTCTGGAAGGGGCTGCGCGACTGGATCCGCGACAGCCTGCTCGAAGAGGGCACCATCTCCCCGGACGATCCGGACCTGATGCACCTGACCGACGACGCCGACGAGGTCGTCGACATCATCCGCAAGTCCCACGTCGACCTGGCCCGGCGCGAGTTCGAGGCGGGCCGGGTGGCCGACGAGGCCGCCGACCTGCAGGCCGCCGAACGCGCGTCGGACTCCTGA
- a CDS encoding DNA-3-methyladenine glycosylase I: protein MTGDEATARQGPDGLRRCHWALGGEDLLYYHDTEWGVAITGDDAMFERVCLEGFQAGLSWLTVLRKRPALREVFAGFDPAAIARYGEADVERLLGDARLIRSRPKIQAVINNARAALELPGGLAALVWDHAPADHRVPEKVDDVPPSTPESAALAKALKRHGFKFVGPTTAYATMQAAGVVDDHLGDCFRRTRPHE from the coding sequence GTGACCGGCGACGAGGCGACCGCCCGGCAGGGCCCGGACGGACTGCGCCGCTGCCACTGGGCGCTGGGCGGCGAGGACCTGCTGTACTACCACGACACCGAGTGGGGCGTGGCGATCACCGGCGACGACGCCATGTTCGAGCGCGTCTGCCTGGAGGGCTTCCAAGCGGGCCTGTCGTGGTTGACCGTGCTGCGCAAGCGGCCCGCGCTGCGCGAGGTCTTCGCCGGGTTCGACCCCGCTGCCATCGCCCGCTACGGCGAGGCCGACGTCGAGCGCCTGCTCGGCGACGCGCGGCTGATCCGCAGCAGGCCCAAGATCCAGGCCGTGATCAACAACGCCCGCGCCGCCCTGGAGCTGCCCGGCGGGCTCGCCGCGCTGGTGTGGGATCACGCGCCCGCCGACCACCGGGTGCCCGAGAAGGTCGACGACGTTCCGCCGTCGACCCCGGAGAGCGCCGCCCTGGCCAAGGCGCTGAAGCGGCACGGCTTCAAGTTCGTCGGCCCCACCACCGCCTATGCGACCATGCAGGCCGCCGGGGTGGTCGACGACCATCTCGGCGACTGCTTCCGCCGCACACGACCGCACGAGTGA